ACACTGTCCACAATGGAAACGGACAAACAGTTATGTTCATCAACTCAGACTTTCACTACATTGCCATTAAATGCAGGCCGAAGCGAAGTGTGCGAGATGTCTCAGGCACGGAAGATACGGGATTGGGGACTGACTGTGGCCTTTAATTACCCCTCCGTTCTCCCTCTTCAAAGACCGGGGCTTGGAAATGTTCTGCAGACCCCTTTAATTCAAGCGGGGCCCCTAATCGACTGGTCAATGTCGCTAATAACCAAAACTAACTACTCTGTCCCTTTTCCTTCTTCCTGGTCTCCTTAAAAGAATCTAGAGTCACAAGTAAGACTTTGCGTTCAGAAAATGAGCTGAAATATTCATGACATGTGAGTCCCATATTAAAAATATGTGGAAGCTAGTTCATCACCTTAAAGTAGACAGAAAACAAGTTCTTTATCATGGTGTATGCTTAAGAACAGGACAAACTAAAGTTATACTGTACATATTACCGGGGATTACAGGTTTTTAGAAAACTAATGAGTATGAGTATTTgattaaaaaactttaaatcttGATCAAAGAAACCTCTTTGTTTGTTATTAATCAAGCGGGCCTTCGCTTCCTAAGTAAATaagctttttctttctcttgtaTTAACCAGTTTGATTATTGAATACTAGAGATATTTACTAAATTAGCTGAGCCTGTTTTCTTATAACAATAAAGGTATTAGAAATATTTCTCAGTCGTTTACAATAAAGGTGGCTTTAGAAGATTAATAactaaaaggaaaattcaacCGTCACAATGCTGTGCGCTATATGGAGTTATCTAAAGTTTCGACAGCATTTGCGTTAAAAATGCGCCAATATTGCACGACTACTCTCTGGGCGGTCTTGATAAGAACTGCTATTTAAAGGTTATATACCTAGCCGAAAACATTGAATTAACActgaatgaaaaagaaaaaaaaggaaaaaaagaagaggtGAATAAGGGATAGATAAAAATTTGCAATTACCGATGAAACTTCGCATTAATATTttatagatatatattttttcaaaacaaaatacgGTGTTTTCCCCTTTTTGTCACAAGCTTCCCTCGGACGTTCTTCATTACTTGGAGTTACCCTCCCTCGTGTTTACAAGATCTCTTACAAGGCATTCATTTTTACGCCTAAGTCAAATAACTAGGGAAATTTTCCACAttccctttttaaaaaatcgtaATCAACGTTTCTGACAATTGATCGCTATTTCTATCCATAAATTAAGGCTCAAAGGCGATTGACATTGCCTTCAATCAGGAGTCCAACTACTGCAACTAGGTATCGCTTAGTTATTGATGAAAGGGATTATGTGCGGTAACATATGTACCAGTGTATTACTGAAAAAAAGCATGTAACGCAAGAGTAATATTAGAGTGACCTTCGTAGAAAGACGAAAACAACATCAGATAACTTAAttgctttgttttgaatttttttgggtgAATTTTCATCCGTTTAAGGTTGTAAACTCATACTTGGGTGGCCTGTGGCTTGGAATTAGGCGCGCGAACACGGAAAAGGACTGGGTTGGAATTTACACTGTCAgaatttcaagatggcggctgggGAAGCGATTGAACTTAGCCAACTTCCAATCCCTCATTTGGAGAATCTAAGGTCTCAATTAGAAGAGGCAAGTTGTTTTAACTTAGATGAAATCTCAGGGTAAACCCTACGTATACCATGAGCTAATCCTGAGTTGTTTTTAGGAGGTAAAATTGCTTGGAGATTCCATGGCTCAGTTAAAGGTCGCCCAGCAAAAGTTTGGAGAttctaaagaaaatgtaaagaaaatgaacaacaagGAATCAGGTGGGTTTGGTTATAACTTCTTTTATCTAATCGCTCTTTTCCCATACaagttgtttgatttgcttgatttttttttattcccgatcacttattttacaattttttaggAAAAGATATACTTGTGCCATTAACAAGCTCTGTATCCTTTTTGCTCCTTTTGCGTTGAACATTAAATGTATACTTTCTTTTTACAtaagtaaagaaataaatatgtaACTGATTACATTTTTAGAAtacctagcctgagaaaacagtcacGATTTCGTGACTCCATCGCTGGTTCCACCGCGAAATATTTAAGTCTGAGGAACGGGTGCAGAAGTTCCGATGCTTCCAATTAGTTGCATCAAATTTTAAAGCAATCAGAAGCTTTACTCAGATCTGCAGTGTAGTgatgtgtcatcagtatggaatttctgctctTGTTCCTCAGATGCCATTTCGTGGgggtgaggaaaaaaaatagacccCCCATTTTGGACTGGGTCGAAAATGGTTTACTGTtaagtcgcccgaaagtcatctcgcccaaAATGTTTAGTCAAGTCACCCGAAATGCTAAGTTAAATGTGGGTTGAAATTTTATCATGCACAACAATATCCTAGCATCTGTATTACCATTTGCTGCGCTTGTTTCTTCTGATCAACGATTATAGAACGACATATATTACTCGTTTATCATGCTTGTCTTGTTGTTAATCAAGGGTTACACATTTATAGTGCTTGTTTGTCTCATCGAGATATATAGCAcaccctttttttaaaacaaaaattaactttgtttctCTGTGTACTTCACCTGATAAAATTCGAGCAACATGACTGCATTTTGGGCGACTTAACTTGGGCTTCAGGCGAAATAACCTCGGGCAtgatgactttcgggcgacttgaccagTTACCTCCAAAATACAAGTAGCTCgtggcattttttttatccaaaccATCTTCCCCTTTTGTCCTCTGAAAAGCAAATGAAAGGAGAATGCAAAATCCCACATTCTTGGTAAACTAGGAACAAAATACCACTAAATCATCAGTGGTTAGAACTGTCACGTGCTACCCTCATTAAATAAAGCTATCTGTATATATCTTTGTAAAGACTattttatgttaaaaataaataaatacattattTCATCCTTGAGTCACCTTAGATGTATGTCCCCGGAACACTTGAAAATACTGAATCTGTTTTAGTGAATATTGGAACCGGCTACTTTGTAGAAAAGGTAATGATTATTTTCAGGAATGTGAatcttttagtttcttttttccttgaagCCGTGGTTTAATGTTTGTAAGTTTACGTTTTGGAATAGCCTACATAGCAGGTATCAAAGGGTTAGGGAATCAGGAGCCCAGGGGGGTGGGCGTGGGGGTACTCcagatttttttgggtttgaaatgttcaattccgggattttttgggtagtagaatttggcaagtattttttcgGGTGGcctgatttaagtagggattttttttagTGATTCAGAACATGATAGTGCCTGCGTGTCCCAGCCGCGTCATTTTGCGATTTAAATACAAccaattttgttttcgtttctggAGATTTTTAAGGCTCAGAAATTCagcatgggattttttttgtggttaatttttggtccaggaactttttggggggttttgtttgaagccctagggattttttttggttttgataTTTGGCCCCATTCAATcctccctgtcacttgaaatccgaagTTCCCCCCACCCTTCCCCCTGGGGTTTGGAGAAGGCAAAAAGGAAGTCTTTTCTCTCCCTCCCCAGTTTTTGCACCTGTGAGGCAGTCTGTTTTGGAAAAGTGTGAGTTTACATCACATCTAGTTGATTATCGATAATTCTTAACTTTacttattatttgttttgtctctCATCTAGGGACTAAAAGAAGCTGAGCAATATTTTGGTAGAAAAGTTGATCTAGTAACCAAACAGCTGGAACTCCTTCAACCAAAATTACTTGAAAAACATAAACTAAAACAAGGTAGGTAGGAAACTCAAAGATGACAGTGGGTGTCATCCATTCAACAATAAATTCTGGTTTCAAATCAAGAAAGTTCAATGTGTGAAATGAAACATGTCACAGGTTTTTTagttgtttaaaaatttcaaggattttttttgcagCATGTTCTTGACAGTTGAGTCCATTCTGGATGGCTTCTCAAACTCGAAACAATTCCTCAAAGTTTTGTAAAATTTACCATTCATTCTatgagttttgaaatttttgccAAATGGCTAGTTCCCAgtgacatttattttatttaactttta
The sequence above is a segment of the Porites lutea chromosome 3, jaPorLute2.1, whole genome shotgun sequence genome. Coding sequences within it:
- the LOC140929340 gene encoding prefoldin subunit 5-like, which produces MAAGEAIELSQLPIPHLENLRSQLEEEVKLLGDSMAQLKVAQQKFGDSKENVKKMNNKESGKDILVPLTSSMYVPGTLENTESVLVNIGTGYFVEKGLKEAEQYFGRKVDLVTKQLELLQPKLLEKHKLKQAVQDMLNMKVQAQIQSQLGGIPAKT